One window of the Natrinema sp. CBA1119 genome contains the following:
- a CDS encoding geranylgeranyl reductase family protein: MYDFVVVGVGPPGARFARRAAEEGYDVLALEKGEIGEPLACSGHVSTDIWEFTGDGAREELFQNEIYGARFHVGGPGSDAYPFYKDEVASNVIDRVGLDRHLADLAREAGADVREEHTVTAVTEHRDRVEIVASGPDGTVEFEAKMVAGCDGPRSRVRDELALPTPEEFLHGVLAFSEEDDHEDFVDVHLTPPTFFAWRIPRGDAGVEYGLAAPPGVQVTKHFEELIDGYEIDVSHRCSGAIPVGSPDRVTTRRAFLIGDAAAQTKPFTGGGILYSMTSADHAAREIDPDRPTTLATYERAWRDDLEREQELGRWIRRAYSLPEPVQRLGLGALSGEIGVHMDRPTSLVSPTHLKAMLSRLRG; the protein is encoded by the coding sequence ATGTACGATTTCGTCGTCGTCGGCGTCGGGCCGCCGGGCGCGCGCTTCGCCCGCCGGGCCGCCGAAGAAGGCTACGACGTGCTCGCCCTCGAGAAAGGAGAGATCGGCGAGCCACTCGCCTGTTCGGGTCACGTCAGTACCGACATCTGGGAGTTCACCGGCGACGGCGCTCGAGAGGAACTGTTCCAGAACGAAATCTACGGCGCGCGGTTCCACGTCGGCGGGCCCGGCAGCGACGCCTACCCGTTCTACAAGGACGAGGTCGCGTCGAACGTCATCGACCGCGTCGGCCTCGACCGCCATCTCGCCGACCTGGCTCGGGAGGCGGGTGCGGACGTCCGCGAGGAACACACCGTCACTGCAGTCACCGAACACCGGGATCGAGTCGAAATCGTCGCCAGCGGACCCGACGGAACCGTCGAATTCGAGGCGAAGATGGTCGCCGGCTGCGACGGGCCGCGCTCGAGAGTGCGGGACGAACTCGCACTTCCCACGCCCGAGGAGTTCCTCCACGGCGTGCTCGCCTTCTCCGAGGAAGACGACCACGAGGACTTCGTCGACGTCCACCTCACGCCGCCGACCTTCTTCGCGTGGCGGATCCCCCGCGGCGACGCCGGCGTCGAGTACGGCCTCGCGGCCCCGCCGGGCGTGCAGGTGACCAAGCACTTCGAGGAGCTCATCGACGGCTACGAGATCGACGTCTCTCACCGCTGTTCGGGGGCGATCCCGGTCGGGTCGCCCGACCGGGTGACGACCCGCCGGGCCTTCCTCATCGGCGACGCGGCCGCCCAGACCAAGCCCTTCACCGGGGGCGGCATTCTCTATAGCATGACCAGCGCCGACCACGCCGCCCGCGAGATCGATCCCGATCGGCCGACCACGCTCGCGACCTACGAACGCGCCTGGCGCGACGACCTCGAGCGCGAACAGGAACTCGGGCGCTGGATTCGGCGGGCCTACTCGCTGCCCGAGCCCGTCCAACGGCTCGGCCTCGGAGCGCTCTCGGGCGAGATCGGCGTCCACATGGACCGACCGACGTCGCTGGTCTCGCCGACCCACCTGAAAGCCATGCTCTCGCGGCTCCGCGGCTAG
- a CDS encoding RND family transporter has translation MTSLTLDDCIDFVTTHSRLVLVVLLILTAAMGVGVTELDTEGQAGQDDFPETDRSETAAAIEERYGGPANGTETASSAVYVRAADGNALSRAALLDALRYQRSVTTNETLAAALTDGDSGGDGTGSVGSPNGSVVSVANLVAIRAAEDPDADLEAQIRALESASEGEVASLVERTLAEDPEARRLVADGADSGAATAEGHRMLFRFAAGDDGAPPSDAQRVLYDAAAERDGTVASAGGGNGVALEYFTLGQHAFDESNRQLNENTMELLVPLTLALILGVLAFTYRDPVDVLVGMIGVVTAIVWMFGILGWLGVSAGMTMFIGPILIAGLSIDFGFHVFMRYREQRSAGPDDDRAPAGIRPSMRRAVRSVALALGLVTLTAAIGFLSNVVNPVGLIRDLAVGITLGVVSAFVIFVTLVPALKIGVDGSLERVGIDRHKRPLGDGAYLGGLLRGSVALARRAAPLVLVVALLAGAGGAVAWTGLEEEGVQTQDDPAAEWKQSLPGPLAWEVADYDRHQRHVREAYRPRAAGDGDRFQLLIEGDVTADGSLERVRAGLERGEETGAIPEESARTDADVRSPLSVMETAAAENDSFAATLESADTDGDGVPDRDLESVYDALYATAPEAASSVIERTDDGEYRSLRVLGPPERTGFDDGRVDDIEAMAATIESGDGAAGDANAREADLDLTVTAVSETIVTESQLAVITDGILRVLLLALGAVFVTLVATYRRLHGSATLGAVTGLQIALVTALVVGGMFVLDVPLTLLTALLMSLVIGLGIDYSIHVSDRFAQELERGTAPFAALEAAVVGTGGALLGSTLTSAGAFATLLLHPHPQLESFGTLVVLALVTAFAVSVVVLPSALVVWVRYAPSAEPTGRPAGGGPESARE, from the coding sequence CCGGCGAACGGAACGGAGACCGCCTCGAGCGCGGTCTACGTCAGGGCCGCGGACGGCAACGCCCTCTCGAGGGCGGCGCTGCTCGATGCCCTGCGCTACCAGCGATCGGTGACGACGAACGAGACGCTCGCAGCCGCGCTGACCGACGGCGACAGCGGCGGTGACGGGACCGGCAGCGTCGGCTCCCCCAATGGCTCCGTCGTCAGCGTCGCGAACCTCGTAGCGATCCGCGCGGCCGAGGACCCCGACGCCGACCTCGAGGCCCAGATCCGCGCTCTCGAGTCGGCGAGCGAGGGCGAGGTCGCGTCGCTGGTCGAACGGACGCTCGCCGAGGACCCCGAGGCCCGCCGGTTGGTCGCCGACGGGGCCGACTCGGGCGCGGCGACCGCGGAGGGCCACCGAATGCTGTTCCGGTTCGCGGCCGGCGACGACGGGGCACCGCCGAGCGACGCCCAACGTGTCCTCTACGACGCCGCGGCCGAGCGCGACGGAACAGTCGCGAGCGCCGGCGGCGGGAACGGCGTCGCCCTCGAGTACTTCACGCTCGGCCAGCACGCGTTCGACGAGTCGAACCGACAGCTGAACGAGAACACGATGGAGTTGCTCGTGCCGCTGACACTGGCGCTGATCCTCGGCGTCCTGGCGTTCACCTACCGCGACCCGGTCGACGTCTTGGTGGGGATGATCGGCGTCGTGACCGCCATCGTCTGGATGTTCGGGATCTTGGGGTGGCTCGGCGTCTCCGCCGGCATGACGATGTTCATCGGCCCGATCCTGATCGCCGGACTCAGCATCGACTTCGGGTTCCACGTCTTCATGCGGTATCGCGAGCAGCGTTCCGCGGGCCCTGACGACGACCGGGCACCGGCGGGCATCCGGCCGTCGATGCGGCGGGCCGTTCGATCCGTGGCGCTCGCGCTCGGCCTCGTGACGCTGACTGCCGCGATCGGCTTTCTCTCGAACGTCGTCAACCCCGTCGGGCTCATCCGCGATCTCGCGGTCGGGATCACGCTCGGTGTCGTCTCGGCGTTCGTGATCTTCGTCACGCTCGTCCCCGCGCTGAAGATCGGCGTCGACGGCTCGCTCGAGCGCGTCGGGATCGACCGGCACAAGCGCCCGCTCGGCGACGGGGCGTACCTCGGCGGACTGCTCCGGGGCAGCGTTGCCCTCGCGCGGCGGGCCGCACCGCTGGTCCTTGTCGTCGCCCTGCTCGCCGGCGCCGGCGGTGCAGTCGCCTGGACCGGCCTCGAGGAGGAGGGCGTCCAGACGCAGGACGACCCCGCCGCGGAGTGGAAACAGTCCCTCCCCGGCCCGCTCGCGTGGGAGGTCGCCGACTACGACCGCCACCAGCGCCACGTCCGGGAGGCCTACCGGCCGCGTGCGGCCGGCGACGGCGATCGGTTCCAGCTGCTGATCGAGGGCGACGTGACCGCCGACGGGAGCCTCGAGCGCGTCCGGGCCGGCCTCGAGCGGGGCGAGGAGACCGGGGCGATCCCCGAGGAATCGGCCCGGACCGACGCGGACGTGCGCTCGCCGCTGTCGGTCATGGAAACGGCCGCGGCCGAGAACGACTCGTTCGCCGCGACGCTCGAGTCGGCCGACACCGACGGCGACGGGGTGCCCGATCGGGACCTCGAGTCGGTTTACGACGCCCTCTACGCGACCGCGCCCGAGGCTGCGAGTTCGGTGATCGAGCGGACTGACGACGGGGAATACCGGTCGCTTCGGGTCCTCGGTCCGCCCGAGCGGACCGGCTTCGACGACGGCCGTGTCGACGACATCGAGGCGATGGCGGCGACGATCGAATCGGGCGACGGCGCGGCCGGCGACGCGAACGCCCGCGAAGCCGATCTCGATCTCACCGTCACCGCCGTCAGCGAGACGATCGTCACCGAGTCCCAGCTCGCGGTGATCACCGACGGGATTCTCCGGGTCCTGTTGCTGGCGCTCGGTGCGGTCTTCGTCACCCTCGTGGCCACCTATCGCCGTCTGCACGGAAGTGCGACCCTCGGGGCGGTGACCGGCCTCCAGATCGCGCTGGTGACGGCGCTGGTCGTCGGCGGCATGTTCGTACTCGACGTACCCCTGACCCTGCTGACCGCGCTCTTGATGAGCCTGGTGATCGGGCTGGGGATCGACTACAGCATCCACGTCAGCGACCGCTTCGCGCAGGAACTCGAGCGGGGGACGGCACCGTTCGCGGCGCTCGAGGCGGCCGTCGTCGGGACCGGCGGAGCGTTGCTCGGCAGTACGCTCACGTCGGCGGGCGCGTTCGCGACGTTGCTCTTGCATCCCCACCCGCAACTCGAGAGCTTCGGGACGCTGGTCGTGCTCGCGCTCGTCACCGCGTTCGCGGTCAGCGTGGTCGTCCTGCCGAGCGCGCTCGTGGTCTGGGTGCGCTACGCGCCGTCGGCGGAGCCGACGGGCCGCCCGGCGGGCGGCGGTCCCGAGTCGGCGCGGGAATAG
- a CDS encoding DUF6230 family protein — MEYGTLVPIDRKRFLVSFLVTNVVLVCVLTGMITAGVGAAVPAAGVGTFAITFDELHGEGFEQRSTMGSTETCGQYSVNVAQIDEGTIEGLHLFKDVEMPVTGETVRVSIRSDDVEFQGLSQKFTHLEGDLSFGEDQVTEYDTEGSQDQMRISASSITIEDGTIHTDRQFITKLSLDDLEVDTVRNPDDGGLETRENDCLAGNSSDG, encoded by the coding sequence ATGGAATACGGGACACTCGTGCCAATCGATCGCAAACGGTTTCTCGTCAGCTTTCTCGTCACGAACGTCGTGCTGGTCTGTGTCTTGACCGGCATGATAACGGCCGGTGTCGGCGCCGCAGTTCCGGCCGCCGGCGTCGGAACGTTCGCGATTACGTTCGACGAACTCCACGGAGAGGGGTTCGAACAACGGTCGACGATGGGGAGCACCGAAACGTGCGGACAGTACTCCGTCAACGTCGCCCAGATCGACGAGGGAACGATCGAAGGACTCCACCTCTTCAAAGACGTCGAGATGCCCGTCACCGGTGAGACTGTCAGGGTGTCGATACGATCCGATGACGTCGAGTTCCAGGGTCTCAGCCAGAAGTTCACTCACCTCGAGGGAGATCTCTCGTTCGGCGAGGACCAGGTCACCGAATACGACACCGAAGGCTCCCAGGACCAGATGCGAATCTCGGCATCGAGTATCACGATCGAGGACGGGACGATCCATACCGATCGCCAGTTCATCACCAAGCTCTCGCTCGACGACCTCGAGGTCGATACGGTACGGAACCCCGACGACGGGGGACTCGAAACTCGAGAAAACGACTGTCTGGCGGGGAACAGCTCCGACGGGTAA
- the spt4 gene encoding transcription elongation factor subunit Spt4, with product MASDRLVCRECHRVNEPDNETCDACNSSSLTEDWAGYVIIAHPEESEIATEMQITESGAYALKVR from the coding sequence ATGGCATCCGACCGTCTCGTCTGTCGCGAGTGTCACCGGGTCAACGAACCGGACAACGAAACCTGTGACGCCTGCAACTCCTCGTCGCTGACCGAGGACTGGGCGGGCTATGTCATCATCGCCCACCCCGAGGAAAGCGAGATTGCGACGGAGATGCAGATCACCGAATCGGGCGCGTACGCCCTGAAGGTTCGCTGA
- a CDS encoding DNA-directed RNA polymerase, translating into MYKRVRLKDTVEVPPEELGDVSPNRVKRLLQDKLEGRMDEEVGSIVSVTNVHDIGEGTVLPNRPGVYYEAEFDAVTFDPQMQEVVDGTVVEVVEFGAFVGIGPVDGLLHVSQISDEYLAFDGENQRLASNESARSLGVDDAVRARIVTKSIDERNPRDSKIGLTAKQPGLGKHGWLEEEREKREATAGE; encoded by the coding sequence ATGTACAAACGGGTCAGGCTGAAGGACACGGTAGAAGTACCGCCGGAAGAACTCGGCGACGTTTCGCCGAATCGAGTCAAACGACTGCTCCAGGACAAACTCGAGGGGCGCATGGACGAGGAGGTGGGGAGCATCGTCTCCGTCACCAACGTCCACGATATCGGAGAGGGGACGGTGTTGCCGAATCGGCCGGGCGTCTACTACGAGGCCGAGTTCGACGCGGTGACGTTCGATCCGCAGATGCAGGAAGTCGTCGACGGCACCGTCGTCGAAGTCGTCGAGTTCGGTGCCTTCGTCGGCATCGGTCCCGTCGACGGCCTGCTGCACGTCTCCCAGATCAGTGACGAGTATCTCGCCTTCGACGGCGAGAACCAGCGGCTCGCCTCGAACGAGTCCGCCCGCTCGCTCGGCGTCGACGACGCCGTCCGGGCTCGCATCGTCACCAAGAGCATCGACGAGCGCAACCCGCGCGACTCGAAGATCGGCCTCACCGCGAAACAGCCGGGGCTGGGCAAACACGGCTGGCTCGAGGAAGAACGCGAGAAACGCGAAGCGACCGCAGGTGAATAA
- a CDS encoding MATE family efflux transporter — MTGRQWRSAALAFVAAILERAGIIDGERFRPTMELAWPRIVTGFAIMSKQTADLAMVGAAVGTAGTAGLAFALGYWQIVTLLGLGVAGGTVTLVSQNYGGEATDRASVAVNQSVVLAVALSVPIAILFVAIPGPLIRLLGSGSDALVHGRIYLVYVAPAVVFEVLNLIASRTYTGVGDTFTEMVARAGGAVLNVVLSGLLIFGFGLGAAGAAVGTTLASGFVTVVLAWGMLGRSYGRLGMEPSPVPITPSGPWLEPTLLRQLIEVSLPEIGRRLAQGLVVFPLLWIAASFGPVVVTALEVGRRVRALINSVNWGLSLAASSLVGQHLGADEEGEAGAYGAAIIRLSTVLYVVIGALVVIFARPIAGLFVSDPPAVTQAAVFVAVGAVSSVGYGIDGAAAGALLGAGDTRWPFVASLLGRYAFALPAAALGLVTPLGVGGLYLALFLETSVPGGINYWLFHSGRWKAVSRRYRPSSDAG, encoded by the coding sequence ATGACGGGGCGGCAGTGGCGGTCAGCCGCGCTCGCGTTCGTGGCCGCGATCCTCGAGCGGGCCGGAATCATCGACGGGGAGCGGTTTCGCCCGACGATGGAACTGGCCTGGCCGCGGATCGTCACCGGCTTCGCGATCATGTCCAAGCAGACGGCCGACCTCGCGATGGTCGGGGCCGCCGTCGGGACGGCCGGCACCGCGGGACTGGCCTTCGCGCTAGGTTACTGGCAGATCGTTACGCTGCTGGGGCTCGGGGTCGCGGGCGGGACAGTCACGCTCGTCTCGCAGAACTACGGCGGCGAGGCGACCGATCGCGCGTCGGTGGCCGTCAACCAGAGCGTCGTCCTCGCCGTCGCACTGTCGGTCCCGATTGCGATCCTCTTCGTCGCCATTCCCGGCCCCCTGATCCGTCTGCTCGGATCCGGATCGGATGCGCTCGTTCACGGGCGGATCTACCTCGTCTACGTCGCGCCGGCCGTGGTCTTCGAAGTGCTCAACCTGATCGCCAGCCGCACCTACACCGGCGTCGGCGACACGTTCACCGAGATGGTCGCCCGCGCCGGCGGTGCAGTGCTCAACGTCGTCCTCAGCGGACTGCTGATCTTCGGGTTCGGTCTCGGCGCTGCCGGCGCGGCCGTCGGGACGACCCTCGCCAGCGGGTTCGTGACGGTCGTCCTGGCGTGGGGGATGCTCGGCCGGTCGTACGGCCGGCTCGGCATGGAACCCAGCCCCGTCCCGATCACGCCGTCGGGCCCATGGCTCGAGCCGACGCTGCTGCGGCAATTGATCGAGGTCTCGCTGCCGGAGATCGGCCGCCGGCTCGCACAGGGGCTCGTCGTCTTCCCGCTGCTGTGGATCGCCGCCTCCTTCGGCCCCGTCGTCGTGACGGCGCTCGAGGTCGGCCGACGGGTGCGAGCGCTGATCAACAGCGTCAACTGGGGGCTGTCGCTGGCCGCGAGCTCGCTGGTCGGCCAACACCTTGGCGCGGACGAGGAAGGGGAGGCGGGAGCCTACGGCGCGGCGATCATCCGGCTCTCGACGGTGCTCTACGTCGTTATCGGGGCGCTGGTCGTGATCTTCGCTCGGCCGATCGCGGGGCTGTTCGTGAGCGATCCCCCGGCGGTCACGCAGGCCGCGGTCTTCGTCGCCGTCGGCGCGGTTAGTTCGGTTGGCTACGGCATCGACGGCGCCGCTGCCGGGGCCTTGCTCGGTGCCGGCGACACCCGCTGGCCGTTCGTCGCCTCCCTGCTCGGCCGGTACGCCTTCGCGCTCCCGGCGGCCGCGCTCGGACTAGTCACGCCGCTCGGCGTCGGCGGGCTCTATCTGGCGCTCTTCCTCGAGACGAGCGTGCCCGGCGGGATCAACTATTGGCTGTTCCACAGCGGCCGCTGGAAGGCGGTGAGCCGGCGGTACCGGCCGTCGTCGGACGCCGGCTGA
- a CDS encoding PIN domain-containing protein, producing the protein MSTRMRVALDTSALMMPVELDVRLFEELERLLDSFEPTIPQAVLEELRRLSEKGGQEGTAATVGHDLATERCLVVDTEASYADDALVELAREGTVDYVVTNDRPLRDRVLEASRPVIALRGRNKLAITQP; encoded by the coding sequence ATGAGCACGCGGATGCGGGTCGCCCTCGACACGAGCGCGCTCATGATGCCGGTCGAACTCGACGTGCGGCTGTTCGAGGAACTCGAACGATTGCTCGATTCATTCGAGCCGACGATTCCACAGGCCGTCCTCGAGGAGCTTCGGCGGCTGTCCGAGAAGGGCGGCCAGGAGGGGACGGCCGCGACCGTCGGCCACGATCTGGCGACCGAGCGCTGTCTCGTCGTCGACACGGAGGCGTCGTACGCGGACGACGCTCTGGTCGAACTCGCTCGCGAGGGGACCGTCGACTACGTCGTGACGAACGACCGCCCGCTGCGCGACCGGGTGCTCGAGGCGAGCAGACCGGTAATTGCATTACGCGGGAGAAACAAGTTAGCGATCACTCAACCATAG
- a CDS encoding translation initiation factor IF-2 subunit gamma: MVGNRQPEVNIGLVGHVDHGKTTLVQALSGSWTDQHSEEMKRGISIRLGYADATFRYCEGADEPECYTVEEECPDGSESEPLRTVSFVDAPGHETLMATMLSGASLMDGAVLVVSANEPVPQPQTEEHLMALDIIGIDNIVIAQNKVDLVDAETARNNYEQIKEFVEGTVAEDAPIVPVSAGQEVNLDLLIQAIEEEIPTPERDPDTDARMHVARSFDINKPGTTAKDLAGGVLGGSLVRGELEVGDDIEIRPGREVEEGGQSEYVPIQTSIRSLQAGGETVDTVTPGGLLGVGTKLDPSLTKGDALAGRMAGPPGTLPPTWNEFTMDVDLLERVVGAEQGETVDEISTGEPLMMTVGTATTVGSVTSARSGECEVKLKRPVAADPGTKIAINRRIGARWRLIGLGTLTD, translated from the coding sequence ATGGTAGGAAATCGACAACCGGAGGTGAACATCGGGCTCGTCGGTCACGTAGATCACGGCAAGACGACGCTGGTGCAAGCGTTGAGCGGTTCGTGGACGGACCAGCACTCCGAGGAGATGAAACGCGGTATCTCCATCAGACTCGGCTACGCCGACGCGACCTTCCGCTACTGCGAGGGAGCGGACGAACCCGAATGTTACACCGTAGAGGAGGAGTGTCCGGACGGCTCGGAAAGCGAGCCGCTTCGGACCGTCTCGTTCGTCGACGCCCCGGGTCACGAGACTCTGATGGCGACGATGCTCTCGGGCGCGTCGCTGATGGATGGCGCGGTGCTGGTCGTCAGCGCCAACGAACCAGTCCCCCAGCCCCAGACCGAAGAGCACCTGATGGCGCTCGACATCATCGGCATCGACAACATCGTCATCGCCCAGAACAAGGTCGACCTCGTCGACGCCGAGACCGCCCGCAACAACTACGAACAGATCAAAGAGTTCGTCGAGGGGACGGTCGCGGAGGACGCTCCGATCGTCCCCGTCTCCGCGGGACAGGAGGTCAATCTCGACCTGCTGATTCAGGCGATCGAAGAGGAGATCCCGACCCCCGAGCGGGATCCCGACACCGATGCTCGGATGCACGTCGCCCGCAGTTTCGACATCAACAAACCCGGGACGACGGCGAAAGACCTCGCCGGCGGCGTTCTCGGCGGTAGTCTAGTTCGGGGTGAACTCGAGGTCGGTGACGATATCGAGATCCGACCCGGCCGCGAGGTCGAGGAGGGCGGCCAGAGCGAGTACGTCCCGATTCAGACGAGCATCCGCTCGTTGCAGGCCGGCGGCGAGACCGTCGACACCGTCACGCCGGGCGGCCTGCTCGGCGTCGGAACCAAGCTCGACCCCTCGCTGACGAAAGGCGACGCGCTGGCGGGCCGGATGGCCGGACCGCCGGGAACGCTCCCGCCGACGTGGAACGAGTTCACGATGGACGTCGACCTGCTCGAGCGGGTCGTCGGCGCGGAGCAGGGCGAGACGGTCGACGAGATCAGTACGGGCGAGCCGCTGATGATGACCGTCGGCACGGCGACGACCGTCGGCTCGGTCACCAGTGCCCGCAGCGGCGAGTGTGAGGTCAAACTCAAGCGGCCCGTCGCCGCCGATCCAGGGACGAAAATCGCGATCAACCGCCGCATCGGCGCGCGCTGGCGGCTGATCGGCCTGGGAACGCTCACGGACTGA
- a CDS encoding cyclase family protein, with amino-acid sequence MRDLVTADETTLIDLSIGLEDGVASEPTPPSIDAFDHEAGAERLAETLQAQGYDVEADDFPDGMGLAWEDLEVIPHAGTHLDAPWHYGPEVDGEPAKTIEEIPLEWCRGNAVVLDFRWMDAGAEISVRDLEDALDELDHDLSPGEIVLLETGADELWGRPEYLTEFPGMSAEGTKYLVEQGVKVIGTDAYGFDKPFAAMGERYVESGDEDELWPAHFAGREVEYCQIEKMANLDVLPRRTDVPIVAFPITIEGGSAGWVRPVALIGDETGGETA; translated from the coding sequence GTGAGAGACTTGGTAACAGCCGACGAGACCACGCTGATCGACCTGAGCATCGGCCTCGAGGACGGCGTCGCGAGCGAGCCCACGCCGCCGAGCATCGACGCGTTCGACCACGAAGCGGGCGCGGAGCGCCTCGCCGAGACGCTGCAGGCACAGGGGTACGACGTCGAGGCCGACGACTTCCCCGACGGGATGGGACTGGCGTGGGAGGACCTCGAGGTGATTCCCCACGCTGGGACCCATCTCGACGCGCCCTGGCATTACGGCCCCGAGGTCGACGGCGAACCGGCGAAGACGATCGAGGAGATCCCCCTCGAGTGGTGTCGCGGGAACGCGGTCGTGCTCGATTTCCGGTGGATGGACGCCGGCGCGGAGATTTCGGTGAGAGATCTCGAGGACGCCCTCGACGAACTGGACCACGACCTCTCGCCGGGCGAGATCGTCCTGCTCGAGACCGGAGCCGACGAGCTGTGGGGCCGGCCCGAGTACCTGACCGAGTTCCCCGGAATGAGCGCCGAGGGGACGAAGTACCTCGTCGAGCAGGGCGTGAAGGTGATCGGCACGGACGCCTACGGCTTCGACAAACCGTTCGCGGCGATGGGCGAGCGCTACGTCGAATCGGGCGACGAGGACGAACTGTGGCCAGCTCACTTCGCCGGTCGCGAGGTCGAGTACTGCCAGATCGAGAAGATGGCCAACCTCGACGTGCTACCCCGCAGGACCGACGTGCCGATCGTCGCGTTCCCCATCACAATCGAGGGCGGAAGCGCGGGCTGGGTGCGACCGGTCGCCCTTATCGGGGACGAGACGGGAGGTGAGACCGCATGA
- a CDS encoding fumarylacetoacetate hydrolase family protein, whose translation MKLATFEVNTPVGPVERIGAVDESSESDDTPAGDATLVDLTAAYGAALETEGEPAPADLARAHVPPEMIAFLERGDQAIADAREALEYAAETDAERGPGGAKIRYEPGEYDLLAPLPRPNSLRDCMAIEEHVQNSMDGEIADVWYELPVYYKGNADSVVAPGETIEWPDYSSIMDYELEIAAVIGKRGRDIPAEEAEAHIAGYTVFNDFSARDIQGREMEGRLGPAKGKDFANGLGPYFVPREDIDVLEAPMTARIDGEVWSEGTVDEMYHSFAEIVEHVSQSETLHPGDVIGSGTVGEGCGLELGNWLEDGNTVALEIEGIGTLEHTVVE comes from the coding sequence ATGAAACTCGCGACCTTCGAAGTCAATACGCCGGTCGGTCCGGTCGAACGCATCGGTGCCGTCGACGAGTCGAGCGAATCCGACGATACGCCCGCCGGTGACGCGACGCTCGTGGACCTCACCGCCGCCTACGGCGCTGCCCTCGAGACCGAAGGTGAACCCGCACCTGCGGACCTCGCCCGCGCACACGTTCCCCCGGAGATGATCGCCTTTCTCGAGCGCGGCGATCAAGCTATCGCGGACGCCAGGGAAGCGCTCGAGTACGCGGCCGAGACCGACGCGGAGCGCGGTCCCGGCGGTGCGAAGATCCGGTACGAGCCCGGCGAGTACGACCTGCTCGCACCGCTTCCCCGACCGAACTCGCTGCGCGACTGCATGGCGATCGAAGAGCACGTCCAGAACAGCATGGACGGCGAGATCGCCGACGTCTGGTACGAACTCCCGGTCTACTACAAGGGCAACGCCGACAGCGTCGTCGCGCCGGGCGAGACGATCGAGTGGCCAGACTACTCGTCGATCATGGACTACGAACTCGAGATCGCAGCGGTCATCGGGAAGCGGGGCCGGGACATCCCGGCCGAGGAGGCCGAAGCACACATCGCCGGCTACACCGTCTTCAACGATTTCAGCGCCCGCGACATCCAGGGGCGGGAGATGGAGGGGCGATTGGGCCCCGCGAAGGGGAAGGACTTCGCGAACGGGCTCGGCCCCTATTTCGTCCCGCGCGAGGACATCGACGTGCTCGAGGCCCCGATGACCGCCCGAATCGACGGCGAGGTCTGGTCGGAGGGCACCGTCGACGAGATGTACCACTCCTTCGCGGAGATCGTCGAACACGTCTCCCAGTCCGAGACGCTCCACCCCGGCGACGTCATCGGCAGCGGCACTGTCGGCGAGGGCTGTGGGCTGGAACTGGGGAACTGGCTCGAGGACGGCAATACGGTGGCGCTCGAGATCGAGGGGATCGGCACGCTCGAGCACACTGTCGTGGAGTGA
- a CDS encoding GTP-dependent dephospho-CoA kinase family protein — MTRDDNDDASAADDQLLVLPDDLRHELKEPMGPIETDADRLLETVDGPLIAVGDVVTYHLLEAGHRPDVALVDGRTKRSKVDEEIREAVTEGASIEVRNPPAELSVPVVRALRRALSTDDPTTILVDGEEDLVALPAIVAAPEGASVVYGQPDEGMVHVQVTDDHRTDMRDLLERFEGDTERFWDLLESDTDS, encoded by the coding sequence GTGACCCGCGACGACAACGACGACGCGTCCGCCGCCGACGACCAGCTACTGGTTTTACCTGACGACCTCCGCCACGAGCTCAAGGAGCCGATGGGACCGATCGAAACGGACGCCGACCGACTCCTCGAGACTGTCGACGGACCCCTGATCGCCGTCGGCGACGTCGTCACTTACCACCTCCTCGAGGCGGGCCACCGGCCCGATGTCGCGCTCGTGGATGGCCGGACCAAGCGCAGCAAGGTCGACGAGGAGATCCGCGAGGCGGTCACCGAGGGCGCGAGCATCGAGGTGCGGAACCCGCCCGCCGAACTCTCCGTGCCGGTCGTTCGCGCGCTCCGGCGCGCGCTCTCGACCGACGACCCGACCACGATACTGGTCGACGGCGAGGAGGATCTGGTCGCGCTGCCGGCCATCGTCGCCGCGCCCGAGGGCGCGAGCGTCGTTTACGGCCAGCCCGACGAGGGAATGGTCCACGTGCAAGTCACCGACGACCACCGCACCGACATGCGCGACCTGCTCGAGCGCTTCGAGGGCGACACCGAGCGCTTCTGGGACCTGCTCGAATCAGATACTGACTCGTAA